A portion of the uncultured Draconibacterium sp. genome contains these proteins:
- a CDS encoding alpha/beta hydrolase: MKQFLNIVIIILISAFFFGCDEGVYDMDEPGNLLPKTVTEDLRLPRLEINGKLFHAETMGNIENPIIIFLHGGPGSDYRPMISQKGVENASRYPDERTVTNGGISQLQDEYFCVFYDQRGGGLSPRFEPGELSFDLYVEDLNDIIEYYLQAKENETGISDSQVYLFAWSFGGTLATGYVNIYPEKVKDIVSYEPGPLSKEVWDYVKDNTTSVLSEIGKEWLEEYLIAHDHFTPEGHERADYQYMMNVSQSDKSQPEFHADPNSPYWRAGALLLDDNLDFIESSSFDITSNLNLFQGRFLFIGSENVLNELPEYADMQMQYYPQSGLIEVSEVGHTGPWEKPDEIALLIRNYFQ, encoded by the coding sequence ATGAAACAATTTTTAAATATTGTCATAATTATTCTTATATCCGCTTTTTTCTTCGGATGCGATGAAGGAGTTTATGACATGGATGAACCGGGAAATTTGCTCCCGAAAACTGTAACTGAAGATCTTCGTCTTCCGCGGCTTGAAATAAACGGAAAACTCTTTCATGCCGAAACGATGGGAAACATTGAAAACCCGATTATTATTTTTCTGCATGGAGGTCCGGGAAGCGATTACAGACCAATGATTAGTCAGAAAGGAGTTGAAAACGCTTCAAGGTATCCTGATGAAAGAACAGTTACCAATGGCGGAATAAGCCAACTTCAGGATGAATATTTTTGTGTGTTCTACGACCAGCGAGGAGGAGGTCTCTCGCCACGTTTTGAACCGGGAGAATTGAGTTTTGATCTGTATGTTGAAGATTTAAATGACATTATTGAATATTACCTGCAGGCAAAAGAAAATGAAACAGGTATTTCCGATTCACAGGTGTATTTGTTTGCCTGGTCGTTTGGCGGGACACTGGCAACTGGGTATGTTAACATCTATCCCGAAAAAGTAAAAGATATTGTTTCCTATGAGCCGGGGCCTTTGTCCAAAGAAGTTTGGGACTATGTTAAGGATAATACAACTTCAGTGTTAAGTGAAATTGGTAAAGAATGGCTGGAAGAGTATTTAATTGCCCACGATCATTTTACTCCTGAGGGGCACGAACGAGCCGATTACCAATACATGATGAACGTAAGCCAGTCCGACAAATCGCAGCCTGAGTTCCATGCAGATCCAAACTCACCATATTGGCGTGCGGGAGCTTTGCTTCTCGATGATAACCTGGATTTTATTGAATCGAGTAGTTTCGATATCACTTCAAATCTTAATTTATTTCAGGGTAGGTTTTTATTTATCGGGAGTGAAAACGTGCTGAATGAATTACCAGAATACGCCGATATGCAAATGCAATATTATCCCCAATCTGGTTTAATTGAAGTTTCAGAAGTTGGGCATACGGGCCCATGGGAAAAGCCTGACGAAATAGCATTATTAATCAGAAATTATTTTCAGTAG
- a CDS encoding class I SAM-dependent methyltransferase, translated as MKITDIIKFSQQPEIYSSGNAFMWTDPHISKQLLNIHLHPDIDLASRKKATIEKTIHWIFEQVEDKKLKILDLGCGPGLYTQQIAQKGHKVSGVDISKNSIDYAIEQAKSRNLDIEYINKNYLDLELPENDFDLVIMIYTDLGVLLPDDRNKLLGKIEKALKPGGTLIFDVLNERIG; from the coding sequence ATGAAAATTACAGATATTATTAAATTCAGTCAACAACCCGAGATTTATAGTTCCGGCAATGCATTTATGTGGACCGATCCGCATATTTCAAAACAACTGCTTAATATTCATCTGCATCCTGATATTGATTTGGCAAGCAGAAAAAAAGCAACCATTGAAAAAACGATTCATTGGATTTTTGAACAGGTGGAGGACAAAAAATTAAAAATCCTCGATTTAGGTTGTGGCCCAGGGTTATATACGCAGCAAATTGCTCAAAAAGGTCATAAGGTTTCAGGAGTTGATATCTCAAAAAATTCGATTGACTATGCAATCGAACAGGCAAAATCAAGAAACCTGGATATTGAATACATTAATAAAAACTATCTGGATCTGGAATTGCCGGAAAATGATTTTGATTTGGTAATAATGATTTACACCGACTTAGGGGTATTGTTGCCGGATGACCGAAACAAACTTCTTGGCAAAATAGAAAAAGCCCTAAAACCCGGTGGCACTTTGATATTTGATGTTTTAAATGAGAGAATTGGATAA
- a CDS encoding N-acetyltransferase, whose product MKLNIRKTDKSEFFQTENLTRETFWNLYQSGCTEHFMIHNFRKSKAWVKQLDVVAVIDNNIIGHIISTKAKVIDENNNVQEVLHVGPFSVDAELQNNGIGTQLLSYSIKEAKKLGFKGMILFGNPDYYQRFGFQNAKTYNITTKEGMNFDPFMGLELQKNGLAAVKGKFFLDCSAEINEAELSKYEEQFPLKEKGEPRIKISL is encoded by the coding sequence ATGAAACTAAATATAAGAAAAACAGATAAAAGCGAATTCTTTCAAACAGAAAACCTGACAAGGGAAACATTCTGGAATTTATATCAATCGGGTTGCACCGAACATTTTATGATCCACAATTTTCGTAAAAGTAAAGCCTGGGTTAAACAGTTAGATGTTGTTGCCGTAATCGATAATAATATTATCGGGCACATCATTTCAACAAAAGCAAAGGTGATTGACGAGAACAACAATGTACAGGAAGTATTGCATGTAGGACCTTTTTCGGTTGATGCTGAACTTCAAAACAACGGAATTGGAACACAACTGTTAAGCTATTCAATAAAAGAAGCCAAAAAGTTAGGATTCAAAGGAATGATTCTTTTTGGCAATCCGGATTATTATCAACGCTTTGGTTTTCAGAACGCCAAAACATATAATATCACCACAAAAGAAGGGATGAATTTCGACCCGTTTATGGGTTTGGAACTTCAGAAAAACGGGCTTGCAGCCGTTAAGGGAAAATTTTTCCTCGATTGCTCAGCTGAAATTAATGAAGCGGAATTAAGTAAATATGAAGAACAATTTCCTTTAAAAGAAAAGGGTGAGCCGAGAATTAAGATTTCTTTATAA
- a CDS encoding DUF2938 family protein, with protein MLIVEIILSGAFATAIMDLCAGVLAKRKVIHPFITQNELGRWFLYLFRMKFFHRNIASTPSLKNEKFWCFISHYLIGMVLTGIYFYLELKLPGIKNQFWAPVVYGFTTIIFPWFWLLPSINLGFMAAKSKQQSKIIRTNMLNHTIFGLGISLWIMLLQPMIF; from the coding sequence ATGCTTATAGTTGAAATAATATTGTCAGGAGCTTTTGCAACAGCAATAATGGATTTATGTGCCGGCGTTCTTGCTAAAAGAAAAGTTATACATCCATTTATTACCCAAAATGAATTAGGGCGATGGTTTCTGTATTTATTTAGAATGAAGTTTTTTCATCGGAATATTGCTTCAACGCCATCATTAAAAAATGAGAAGTTTTGGTGTTTTATCTCGCATTATTTGATTGGTATGGTTTTAACCGGAATTTATTTTTATCTGGAATTAAAACTCCCCGGAATAAAAAATCAATTTTGGGCGCCAGTAGTTTATGGTTTTACCACCATAATTTTTCCATGGTTTTGGCTTCTGCCAAGTATCAACCTGGGATTTATGGCGGCCAAATCTAAACAGCAATCAAAAATTATTCGCACCAACATGCTTAATCATACGATTTTCGGCTTAGGAATTTCGTTATGGATAATGTTATTACAGCCCATGATATTTTAA
- a CDS encoding YiiD C-terminal domain-containing protein, translating to MNTMDIPLNKHAGLEKMPKSTEYIFRMLPDERLLNHLGTLHAGALFILAEATSGEFLLEEFKTVVNKGVPVVRKAEIKFSKPADGIVYSKAEYLNTDKNKVLIELKNRKRAIVNVRVDLYNESKERVFTSVFCWFIIMN from the coding sequence ATGAATACAATGGATATACCCCTGAACAAACATGCAGGACTTGAAAAAATGCCTAAGTCCACTGAATACATTTTTAGAATGCTGCCTGACGAAAGATTATTAAATCATCTTGGAACGCTCCACGCAGGGGCCCTGTTTATTTTGGCAGAAGCAACAAGTGGCGAATTCTTGTTAGAAGAATTTAAAACTGTTGTCAACAAAGGAGTTCCGGTAGTTCGAAAAGCAGAAATCAAATTTAGCAAACCGGCAGATGGCATAGTTTATTCAAAAGCTGAATATCTGAACACGGATAAAAATAAGGTATTAATCGAATTAAAAAACAGGAAAAGGGCAATTGTAAATGTAAGAGTTGATCTTTATAACGAGTCAAAAGAAAGAGTATTTACCTCGGTTTTCTGCTGGTTTATTATCATGAACTAG
- a CDS encoding helix-turn-helix domain-containing protein, whose amino-acid sequence MIFIAGISIAVFFELMLLFKKNKTRSDKILILWMFLISVHMFLFFMNYTKEDLNYPFLLGFGLPLPLIHGVMLYLYVASSTRQLPKNRSLLALHFIPITAAFIYLIPFFLCPAEEKIFIYENNGVGYEIFMKLLFLAYAITGIGYQVWSIILLERHKKNILNQFSDIEKRDLTWLRILVWGMAVIWFVVILDVDDYYDFLTVTFFVFVIGFFGIKQVAVYPQQQHGPEQKQKGKYLKSGLKKDVSEELYRKLTHFMAEEKPYTKNDLLINELASEFAVHPNYLSQVINEKEGKNFYEFVNHYRVEEFKRLIAIPKNQQLTLLSLAFECGFNSKSSFNRYFKKSTGQTPSQYFSLITNK is encoded by the coding sequence ATGATATTTATTGCCGGAATAAGCATTGCCGTCTTCTTTGAGTTGATGCTGCTTTTTAAAAAGAACAAGACTCGATCAGACAAGATTCTGATTTTGTGGATGTTCCTTATCTCGGTGCACATGTTTTTGTTTTTTATGAATTACACAAAGGAAGACCTGAACTATCCTTTTTTACTTGGATTTGGTTTGCCACTTCCTTTAATTCATGGCGTAATGCTGTACTTATACGTTGCTTCTTCCACCAGGCAACTTCCAAAAAACAGAAGTCTTCTGGCACTGCATTTTATACCAATAACGGCAGCCTTTATCTACTTAATCCCATTTTTTTTATGCCCGGCAGAGGAGAAGATCTTCATCTATGAAAACAATGGAGTAGGATACGAGATCTTCATGAAGCTATTATTTTTAGCCTATGCGATTACTGGAATAGGTTACCAGGTATGGTCGATTATTCTATTGGAACGCCATAAGAAGAATATTCTAAATCAATTCTCTGATATTGAAAAACGAGATCTGACATGGCTTCGTATTCTTGTGTGGGGAATGGCTGTTATTTGGTTTGTTGTCATTCTTGATGTGGATGATTACTATGATTTCCTTACTGTTACATTTTTTGTATTTGTGATTGGATTCTTCGGGATCAAACAAGTTGCAGTATATCCACAACAACAGCATGGCCCTGAGCAAAAACAAAAGGGTAAATATTTAAAATCAGGCCTGAAAAAAGATGTGTCGGAGGAGTTGTATCGTAAGCTGACCCATTTTATGGCTGAAGAAAAACCATATACAAAAAACGATTTACTGATAAACGAACTTGCATCAGAGTTTGCCGTACATCCCAATTACTTGTCGCAAGTAATAAACGAAAAAGAGGGAAAGAATTTTTATGAGTTTGTAAATCACTATCGTGTAGAAGAATTCAAACGACTCATTGCTATTCCCAAAAACCAACAATTAACGCTTCTTTCGCTGGCTTTTGAATGTGGCTTTAATTCAAAGTCATCTTTTAACCGGTATTTTAAGAAAAGTACCGGCCAAACGCCATCTCAGTATTTCTCACTGATTACCAACAAATAA
- a CDS encoding alpha/beta hydrolase: MKQFFKLSIFIWAILLVFGCSKDDFYEMDEPGLLVPLTVDEDPSLPSISVNGTMLHSEAFGNPEDPMIVVIHGGPGGDYRTLLCSRDLVDDGYYVVFYDQRGSGLSQRHDADDFTVQMYIDELDAVIDYYRYNENQKVILLTHSWGSMLAAGFVNEYPEAIDGMVLAEPGGLTFDQMEEYLSRSLEVELFNEATNDAIFPDHIFAGRSEHEILDYKQSFWISFETAEGNTIGNPGPYPHWRSGAVAHSASHDYVVEHGFDFQNNLGNYTHKVLFMYSEWNKAYGEDWAEEVAAPFPNKEIEIVLGTGHEMFYFGWDDMYPKVLNYLNQIQ; encoded by the coding sequence ATGAAACAATTTTTTAAGTTATCAATTTTTATCTGGGCAATCCTTTTAGTTTTCGGTTGCAGTAAAGATGATTTTTATGAAATGGATGAACCCGGGCTTTTGGTCCCGTTAACAGTGGATGAAGATCCATCTTTGCCATCTATTTCAGTAAATGGTACAATGCTTCATTCTGAAGCTTTTGGAAATCCGGAAGATCCGATGATTGTAGTTATTCACGGTGGCCCGGGTGGAGACTATCGCACATTGCTATGTAGCCGCGATTTGGTTGACGATGGCTATTACGTAGTTTTTTACGATCAACGCGGATCGGGTTTATCACAGCGGCATGATGCTGACGACTTCACGGTACAAATGTATATCGATGAGTTGGATGCTGTAATTGATTATTACCGTTACAATGAAAATCAGAAAGTTATCCTGCTAACTCACTCTTGGGGTTCAATGCTTGCCGCTGGCTTTGTAAATGAATATCCGGAAGCCATTGATGGCATGGTACTGGCTGAACCGGGTGGTTTAACTTTCGACCAGATGGAGGAATATCTATCACGGTCGCTGGAGGTTGAACTTTTCAACGAAGCAACAAACGATGCCATTTTTCCAGACCACATTTTTGCCGGAAGGAGCGAACATGAGATACTGGACTATAAACAAAGTTTTTGGATTTCATTCGAAACGGCCGAAGGAAATACCATTGGTAATCCAGGCCCTTATCCACACTGGAGAAGTGGCGCCGTTGCACATAGTGCCTCACATGATTACGTGGTTGAACATGGATTCGATTTCCAAAATAACCTTGGAAATTATACGCATAAGGTGCTTTTTATGTATAGCGAATGGAATAAAGCTTATGGTGAAGATTGGGCCGAAGAAGTAGCAGCTCCTTTCCCAAACAAAGAGATAGAAATTGTACTGGGTACAGGCCACGAAATGTTTTACTTCGGCTGGGACGACATGTACCCAAAGGTTTTAAACTATTTAAATCAAATACAATAG
- a CDS encoding LamG-like jellyroll fold domain-containing protein: MKTLYPYYFMILKNFNPLMQKLIALRSKFLKRIYGSLLAIFFISLAITSNATVYYVSANGNDANTGTSPDQAWQSLDRVNSLTPSPGDQILFDRGGQWYGTINLTVSGSSGNPIEIGAYGTGAKPILSGFTTITSGWTNEGNGIFSYPITSDSETNMVAIDGVEYGKGREPNADEDYWTYESYSGRSSITDNQLSSSPDWDGADLVKRSNDWSWDRYIITSHSGTTINYTNYSGFSSVWTGVNGNGYFIQNDLRTLDQFGEWYHDEEAGKFYLYFGNRNPNEYSIQVATKDELIYTRTYDYITITDLDIRGSIKNAINTGYLSNNITVQNCDISYAGYDGIHIWGSNGVANNNTIHDINQSAIRIIGASSTITYNKISRVGIIIGSSPRYYNAIMNDNGAGSVVSYNTIENVGYNGILLYGENTKIQYNFINRTNLNQNDGGGIYTSASTMSNAGMLIDHNIVLNTEGNSKGGNTSYIMAEGIYLDEYSNHITVSNNTVAYNGYSGIKLHKAHDIVIENNISFKNGFTSLFLQNSMRDENNLINNTIRYNQFVNEANVLTLYILDVHATSPVGITSDHNYWTNPSGEWRSIMTSYVGNWDQRTLSQWQNEEGKDVNSSASAITIDDDNDLQLLYNNTNQNKTFNLGGKTYYEIDGSLLSGSVTLESFTSKILFGSGSITIENESPVISDQIFSVQAPLTANQVIGQVVASDNDPNQTLNYEITEGNTDGLFTIDAATGEILVSTGIITSEDLSYIINVQVSDDAVEPLSASATITIIITGDEEITPPSPDVSAPSISSFSIPLLATSLTVEVSSFIAMDDQAVTGYMLTETSIAPAADDQEWTSSVPTFYTFLEEGIKTLYAWAIDAAGNISTSVSATVTIRFPDLSSSYSEYLFEEGSGTAVIDSKGSNDGTIMNEEIRVEGIKGDGLQFTGAEYITLGQCFGDNVQTELTLSAWIKPSAMTGGFQGIILHGGPSISTFALYIYPDSKAIAFKTAGTSNSLYTYANINDLWDGDWHQVVVTYDGAEKKIYLDSEEIASVAASGDIQSGEGYNLLIGAGRDEATPTLLYEGLIDEVRIFNYALGNSEVTELYNLVNTISDTKYTTEYVELCEGESYNGWTESGEYQRTLTATSGVDSVVTTSLTVNPVLYTTEEVTINEGEIYNGWTESGEYQRILTAVTGCDSIVTTKLSVLQGINTTEYVELCEGESYNGWTESGEYQRTLTATSGADSVVTTLLTVNPVLYTTEEVTINEGEIYNGWTESGEYQRILTAVTGCDSIVTTKLSVLQGINTTEYVELCEGESYNGWTESGEYQRTLTATSGADSVVTTLLTVNPVFYTTEEVTINEGEVYNGWTESGEYQRILTAVTGCDSIVTTILTVESNGEIITQSISLTAGWNIFSSYLSPASPNMEDVFETLRESGQLIMVEDENGNTYKNDDLKSSSWTNTIGNIEKTEGYKIQVNSNCQLNLTGTPIELPLVIELNEGVNIISFPLENSVNAMDVVLPLIDKGVLVKVQDEKGNAIEEWKWWKWSGWRNKIRNFESGEGYKVEVNTDCTLEISDSYHKSGLDAQKMTQTDHFMVEFNGNGSNHMNINIGGLQEANFIAGDEIAAFDGSICVGAIKLTGEHILDNSVSINASVADDGKENGFIHGNTIELHAFNSYSKENSIIIPDQVNGDMTYQTEASVFVLLQELHTGIEDSEFFVVDIDMYPNPAKDKVNIRFSNMPIEETRIVLMDLTGKELASKFVQSTLETFDLQTYPNGIYLVKTMVGNHYQVNKLIKN; the protein is encoded by the coding sequence ATGAAGACGCTTTATCCGTATTATTTTATGATTTTGAAAAATTTTAATCCGTTAATGCAAAAATTAATTGCTTTACGATCAAAGTTCTTAAAACGAATTTATGGCAGCCTGCTTGCCATATTTTTTATATCGCTGGCAATTACCAGCAATGCTACGGTATATTATGTAAGTGCAAATGGAAATGATGCCAATACGGGCACAAGTCCGGATCAAGCATGGCAATCATTAGACCGTGTTAATAGCCTTACTCCCTCTCCGGGAGATCAGATACTGTTTGATCGAGGCGGGCAATGGTATGGCACTATAAATCTAACAGTTTCCGGTAGTTCGGGTAATCCAATTGAAATTGGTGCATATGGAACCGGTGCCAAACCAATATTATCAGGTTTTACGACTATAACGTCAGGTTGGACAAATGAAGGTAATGGTATTTTTTCGTATCCTATAACATCTGATTCGGAGACCAATATGGTTGCAATTGATGGTGTTGAATACGGTAAAGGGCGTGAACCTAATGCTGATGAAGATTATTGGACCTATGAAAGTTATAGTGGACGATCATCAATAACTGATAACCAGCTTTCGAGTTCACCTGATTGGGATGGAGCAGACCTTGTTAAAAGATCAAATGATTGGTCGTGGGATAGATACATTATTACAAGTCATTCCGGAACAACTATTAATTATACTAATTATAGTGGTTTTTCGAGTGTTTGGACCGGGGTTAATGGAAATGGATATTTTATTCAAAATGATTTAAGAACCCTTGATCAGTTTGGAGAGTGGTACCACGATGAAGAAGCAGGCAAGTTCTATTTATATTTTGGAAATAGAAATCCTAACGAGTACTCCATTCAAGTTGCGACAAAAGATGAACTGATCTACACTCGTACATATGATTATATTACAATTACAGATTTAGATATACGAGGTTCCATTAAAAATGCCATCAACACAGGTTACTTATCAAATAATATAACAGTACAAAATTGCGATATTTCTTACGCCGGTTATGATGGTATTCATATTTGGGGATCTAATGGTGTTGCGAATAATAATACCATTCATGATATTAATCAATCAGCAATTCGAATTATAGGTGCTTCTAGTACTATTACCTATAATAAAATCTCCAGAGTAGGAATAATAATTGGTTCAAGTCCAAGATATTATAATGCCATAATGAATGACAATGGAGCAGGATCAGTTGTTAGTTATAATACTATTGAAAATGTTGGGTATAACGGTATTCTTTTGTATGGTGAAAATACAAAGATTCAATATAATTTTATCAATCGCACGAATTTGAATCAAAATGATGGAGGAGGCATTTATACGTCTGCCTCTACGATGAGCAATGCAGGCATGCTTATAGATCATAATATTGTATTAAATACCGAAGGGAATTCAAAAGGTGGAAATACCTCATATATAATGGCTGAAGGTATCTATCTTGATGAATATTCAAATCATATTACTGTTTCAAATAATACCGTTGCATATAACGGGTATTCAGGAATAAAACTTCACAAGGCACATGACATTGTTATTGAAAATAACATATCATTTAAAAATGGTTTTACCAGTCTTTTCCTTCAGAATTCTATGCGAGATGAAAATAATCTGATTAATAATACAATTCGATATAATCAATTTGTTAATGAAGCCAATGTGCTTACACTTTATATACTGGATGTACATGCCACAAGCCCTGTCGGTATAACTTCTGATCATAACTATTGGACTAATCCTTCAGGAGAATGGAGAAGTATAATGACTAGTTATGTTGGCAATTGGGATCAAAGAACATTAAGTCAATGGCAAAACGAGGAAGGGAAAGACGTTAATTCTTCTGCTTCTGCAATAACCATTGATGATGATAATGACTTACAGCTGTTGTACAATAATACCAACCAAAACAAAACTTTTAATTTGGGTGGCAAAACTTATTATGAAATTGATGGTAGCCTACTTTCAGGCTCAGTTACTTTGGAATCCTTTACATCCAAAATTTTATTTGGTTCTGGTTCGATAACCATAGAAAATGAAAGTCCGGTTATTTCCGATCAAATCTTTAGTGTTCAGGCTCCTTTGACAGCCAATCAAGTGATTGGACAAGTAGTTGCGTCAGATAACGACCCTAATCAAACTTTAAACTATGAGATTACTGAGGGTAACACAGATGGATTATTTACCATCGATGCCGCTACCGGTGAAATTCTAGTGAGTACTGGAATTATCACTTCCGAAGACCTATCATATATAATAAATGTTCAGGTATCTGATGATGCTGTCGAACCATTGTCTGCCTCTGCTACAATCACCATTATCATAACAGGGGATGAAGAAATAACACCCCCAAGCCCAGACGTATCTGCACCATCAATATCGTCTTTTTCTATTCCTTTGTTAGCTACGTCATTAACAGTAGAAGTGTCATCTTTCATAGCTATGGACGATCAAGCAGTTACGGGTTACATGTTAACAGAAACTTCAATTGCTCCGGCAGCCGATGACCAAGAGTGGACTTCTTCTGTTCCTACTTTTTACACTTTCTTAGAAGAAGGGATAAAAACTCTTTATGCCTGGGCTATAGATGCTGCTGGCAATATTTCAACTTCGGTAAGTGCAACTGTAACAATTAGATTCCCTGATTTATCATCTTCATATTCCGAATATTTATTTGAAGAAGGTTCCGGCACTGCAGTTATTGATTCGAAAGGGTCGAATGATGGAACAATCATGAATGAAGAAATAAGAGTTGAAGGAATAAAAGGGGATGGTTTACAATTTACAGGGGCAGAATATATTACCTTGGGGCAATGTTTTGGAGATAATGTTCAGACGGAGCTTACATTAAGTGCTTGGATTAAACCTAGTGCCATGACAGGAGGATTTCAGGGAATAATACTGCATGGTGGGCCAAGCATTAGTACATTTGCACTCTATATTTATCCTGACTCGAAAGCAATTGCTTTTAAAACAGCCGGCACTTCAAATTCATTGTATACTTATGCAAATATCAATGATTTGTGGGATGGAGATTGGCACCAGGTGGTAGTTACTTATGATGGAGCTGAAAAGAAAATTTATCTTGATAGTGAAGAAATTGCATCGGTTGCTGCATCCGGGGATATACAATCGGGAGAAGGCTACAATTTATTGATTGGTGCCGGAAGAGATGAAGCTACACCAACTCTTTTATACGAAGGTTTAATCGACGAGGTAAGGATTTTTAATTACGCACTTGGTAATTCAGAGGTGACTGAATTGTACAATCTTGTCAATACAATTTCAGATACAAAATACACCACTGAATATGTTGAGCTTTGCGAAGGTGAATCTTATAACGGCTGGACCGAAAGCGGCGAATACCAACGAACATTAACGGCAACATCGGGAGTTGATAGTGTTGTAACAACATCCCTTACAGTAAATCCGGTGCTTTACACCACCGAGGAGGTAACGATAAACGAAGGAGAAATTTATAACGGCTGGACCGAAAGTGGCGAATATCAGCGCATATTAACCGCTGTAACTGGTTGTGATAGTATTGTTACAACAAAACTCAGTGTTTTACAGGGAATTAATACCACTGAATATGTTGAGCTTTGCGAAGGTGAATCTTATAACGGCTGGACCGAAAGCGGCGAATACCAACGAACATTAACGGCAACATCGGGAGCCGATAGTGTAGTAACAACATTACTTACAGTAAATCCGGTGCTTTACACCACCGAGGAGGTAACGATAAACGAAGGAGAAATTTATAACGGCTGGACCGAAAGTGGCGAATATCAGCGCATATTAACCGCTGTAACTGGTTGTGATAGTATTGTTACAACAAAACTCAGTGTTTTACAGGGAATTAATACCACTGAATATGTTGAGCTTTGCGAAGGTGAATCTTATAACGGCTGGACCGAAAGCGGCGAATACCAACGAACATTAACGGCAACATCGGGAGCCGATAGTGTAGTAACAACATTACTTACAGTAAATCCGGTGTTCTACACTACCGAGGAGGTGACGATAAACGAAGGAGAAGTTTATAACGGCTGGACCGAAAGTGGCGAATACCAACGCATATTAACCGCTGTAACCGGTTGTGATAGTATTGTTACAACAATCTTGACCGTTGAATCTAATGGAGAAATTATCACTCAGAGCATTTCTTTAACAGCTGGCTGGAATATTTTTTCTTCATATTTATCTCCAGCTTCACCAAATATGGAAGACGTGTTTGAAACCCTTCGTGAATCAGGTCAGTTAATAATGGTGGAGGATGAAAATGGGAATACATATAAGAATGATGATTTGAAATCCAGTTCATGGACAAATACAATTGGAAATATAGAGAAAACGGAAGGATATAAAATTCAGGTAAATTCTAATTGCCAACTGAATTTAACAGGTACACCTATTGAACTTCCTCTCGTAATTGAACTTAACGAAGGGGTTAATATTATTTCATTTCCTTTAGAGAACTCAGTAAATGCTATGGATGTAGTTCTACCATTAATAGATAAAGGAGTATTGGTAAAAGTACAGGATGAAAAAGGAAATGCTATTGAAGAGTGGAAATGGTGGAAATGGTCTGGTTGGCGCAATAAAATAAGAAATTTTGAAAGTGGCGAAGGATATAAAGTAGAGGTTAACACAGATTGTACATTGGAAATCTCAGACTCATACCATAAATCTGGTCTTGATGCACAAAAAATGACACAAACAGACCATTTTATGGTTGAATTTAATGGAAATGGTTCCAATCATATGAATATTAATATTGGAGGATTGCAGGAGGCCAATTTTATTGCAGGTGATGAAATTGCAGCATTTGATGGTTCTATCTGTGTGGGCGCCATCAAACTAACAGGTGAACATATTTTAGATAACTCTGTAAGTATTAATGCTTCTGTTGCCGATGATGGAAAGGAGAATGGTTTTATCCATGGAAATACAATTGAATTACATGCTTTCAATTCTTATTCAAAAGAGAATTCAATTATAATTCCAGACCAAGTTAATGGAGATATGACCTATCAAACCGAGGCAAGTGTTTTTGTTTTATTGCAAGAATTACACACAGGGATTGAGGATTCAGAATTTTTTGTAGTTGATATTGATATGTATCCAAATCCTGCAAAAGATAAAGTTAATATTCGATTTTCTAATATGCCTATTGAAGAAACACGAATTGTGCTTATGGATCTTACAGGAAAAGAATTGGCAAGCAAGTTCGTACAATCGACATTGGAGACTTTTGATTTACAAACATATCCGAATGGAATTTATTTAGTAAAAACGATGGTTGGTAATCATTATCAGGTTAATAAGCTAATTAAAAATTAG